One Agelaius phoeniceus isolate bAgePho1 chromosome 7, bAgePho1.hap1, whole genome shotgun sequence DNA segment encodes these proteins:
- the SP5 gene encoding transcription factor Sp5, with protein MAAVAVLRNDSLQAFLQDRTPSASPDLAKHSPLALLAATCSRIGQPGAAPSDFLPVSYDPTLGSPSRIFHPWSGEMPAHSPGGLPPPHPSLGLTPQKNHLQPSFGGSHELPLTPPADPSYPYEFSPVKMLPSSMAALPSSCPPAYVPYAAQAALPPGYSNLLPPAQPCRQLSPNPPPEDIPWWSIQQASAPGGCGHRFPAAAALPRSLVLGHSDFAQYQTQIAALLQTKSPLAATARRCRRCRCPNCQSAAGSAPEAEPGKKKQHICHIPGCGKVYGKTSHLKAHLRWHTGERPFVCNWLFCGKSFTRSDELQRHLRTHTGEKRFVCPECGKRFMRSDHLAKHVKTHQNKKLKAAADGVKREDSRDL; from the exons ATGGCCGCGGTGGCAGTCCTCCGGAACGATTCCCTTCAGGCTTTCCTCCAG GACCGCACCCCCAGCGCCTCCCCAGACTTGGCCAAGCACTCGCCCCTGGCTCTTCTGGCCGCTACTTGTAGCCGAATCGGGCAGCCGGGCGCAGCGCCCTCGGATTTCCTGCCGGTCTCCTACGACCCGACGCTGGGATCCCCCTCTAGGATCTTCCACCCGTGGAGCGGCGAGATGCCAGCGCACTCCCCGGGAGGGCTGCCGCCGCCACATCCCAGCTTGGGGTTGACCCCTCAGAAGAACCACCTGCAACCCTCCTTCGGGGGTTCTCACGAACTGCCCCTCACCCCCCCGGCGGACCCCTCCTATCCCTACGAGTTCTCCCCCGTCAAGATGCTGCCCTCCTCCATGGCCGCCCTGCCGTCCAGCTGCCCGCCCGCCTACGTCCCCTACGCCGCCCAGGCCGCCCTGCCGCCCGGGTACTCCAACCTGCTTCCGCCCGCCCAGCCCTGCCGGCAACTGTCGCCCAACCCGCCGCCCGAGGACATCCCCTGGTGGAGCATCCAGCAGGCCAGCGCCCCGGGCGGCTGCGGCCACCGCTTCCCCGCAgcggcggcgctgccgcggAGCCTGGTGCTGGGGCACTCGGACTTCGCTCAGTACCAGACGCAGATCGCCGCCCTGCTGCAGACCAAGTCTCCCCTGGCGGCAACGGCCAGGAggtgccgccgctgccgctgccccaACTGCCAGTCGGCCGCGGGCAGCGCCCCTGAGGCGGAGCCGGGCAAGAAGAAGCAGCACATCTGCCACATCCCCGGCTGCGGCAAGGTGTACGGCAAGACCTCGCACCTGAAGGCGCACCTGCGCTGGCACACGGGCGAGCGGCCCTTCGTCTGCAACTGGCTCTTctgcgggaagagcttcacccgCTCCGACGAGCTGCAGCGGCACCTGCGGACTCACACGGGCGAGAAGCGCTTCGTctgccccgagtgcgggaagcGCTTCATGCGCAGCGACCACCTGGCCAAGCACGTCAAGACTCACCAGAACAAGAAGCTGAAGGCGGCGGCGGACGGCGTCAAGCGGGAGGACAGCCGCGACCTGTGA